From a region of the Seleniivibrio woodruffii genome:
- a CDS encoding radical SAM protein — protein MNRLTAVDLHDGLAVETVVYPYGTVCISSQAGCRMACPFCASGRKGLVRSLTAEEMLLQVETAPSAKRVTVSGIGEPLDNFDEVARFIALCPLPVSVTTTASSTELLKKLLLLPHNGVMISIHGGTEEAHKKLVPKAPPLIEIYSALASAWEQMSVRARKRVGLNYLPVAGINDSEEEIELFAQAALKFPESSVHLLSLNKVPNSPFQPVSHARRDEIFQLLRGQGINVRRANAFRRQEKGGCGTLWLKKYID, from the coding sequence ATGAACAGGCTCACCGCTGTTGACTTGCATGACGGTCTGGCGGTGGAGACTGTCGTGTATCCATATGGCACCGTATGCATATCGTCTCAGGCAGGATGCCGCATGGCGTGCCCTTTCTGTGCGTCAGGCCGCAAGGGACTGGTCAGAAGTCTCACCGCAGAGGAGATGCTTTTGCAGGTTGAGACCGCACCGTCCGCAAAGCGGGTCACTGTTTCCGGCATAGGCGAACCTCTGGACAACTTTGATGAGGTGGCGAGGTTCATTGCCCTGTGTCCGCTTCCCGTCTCCGTGACCACTACGGCAAGCAGTACCGAACTGCTGAAAAAACTCCTGCTACTGCCACACAACGGAGTGATGATCTCCATCCACGGCGGCACTGAGGAAGCTCACAAAAAACTTGTGCCCAAGGCTCCTCCGCTAATAGAGATATACAGTGCACTTGCTTCCGCATGGGAGCAGATGTCTGTCAGAGCCAGAAAAAGGGTGGGGCTGAACTATCTGCCCGTGGCCGGAATAAATGACAGCGAAGAGGAGATTGAGCTTTTCGCTCAGGCGGCGTTGAAGTTTCCGGAATCGTCCGTTCATCTGCTCAGTCTCAACAAAGTGCCAAACAGCCCTTTTCAGCCTGTCAGCCATGCCCGCAGGGATGAGATATTTCAGCTTCTCAGGGGACAGGGCATAAACGTCCGCAGGGCTAACGCATTCCGCAGACAGGAGAAAGGAGGCTGCGGAACATTGTGGCTAAAAAAATATATTGACTAG
- a CDS encoding anthranilate synthase component I family protein gives MNLRQPVYPDRESFLELAKEYDRVTVYREIMGDTFTPISLLRNFTNEENVFLLESANLDKTFSRFSFFGNNPKRVITFQNDTVTEKSGGKKKTFSMNPMDYMAQQFYAEKGYNDGKFGDFAGGFAGFFAYESINYMGVLKQPVKCSKDSKLLGFMEVDEFFVFDNHLSKLYAAVSMKTANGEEAYEKALKRTQKMAGELNRFNFDNFDSDLDCEIVKDMEQEEFMRAVEQVKGEITEGEGIQIVISNAYRIKGSLNPLSLYRALRNINPSPYMFFLKFGKEVLLGASPEIHLKIRNRTATLKPIAGTYPITADIEAAKAALLADTKECAEHLMLLDLARNDLYTCCKPESVQVVQEFIPEVYSHVIHIVSEVQGVLEDRATPLALFMRSFPAGTVSGAPKVRAMELIEQYEKSERGFYAGCVGYFGYSGNMDTCITIRSAFVTPKETVLRAGAGIVYDSVPEKEFKEVENKLGALFAAYKSIAAAEGRDVSVS, from the coding sequence ATGAACCTCAGACAGCCCGTTTACCCCGACAGGGAATCGTTTCTGGAACTGGCGAAGGAATACGACAGAGTGACTGTCTACCGCGAGATAATGGGCGACACCTTCACCCCTATCTCCCTCCTGCGCAACTTCACCAACGAAGAGAATGTGTTTCTTCTGGAGAGTGCGAATCTGGATAAAACATTCTCCCGTTTCTCATTTTTCGGAAACAACCCCAAAAGGGTCATAACCTTTCAGAACGACACTGTAACAGAGAAATCCGGCGGCAAAAAGAAGACCTTTTCAATGAACCCCATGGACTACATGGCACAGCAATTTTATGCTGAAAAGGGTTACAATGACGGTAAATTCGGCGATTTCGCCGGAGGTTTTGCGGGATTTTTCGCTTACGAGTCCATAAACTACATGGGAGTGCTGAAACAGCCCGTAAAATGCTCAAAGGACAGCAAACTTCTGGGGTTCATGGAGGTTGACGAGTTCTTTGTATTCGACAACCATCTTTCAAAACTCTATGCCGCTGTGAGCATGAAAACCGCAAACGGTGAAGAGGCATACGAAAAGGCTCTGAAACGCACACAGAAAATGGCGGGTGAGCTTAACCGGTTCAACTTCGACAACTTCGATTCCGATCTTGACTGCGAAATAGTTAAGGACATGGAGCAGGAAGAGTTCATGAGAGCCGTTGAGCAGGTCAAGGGCGAGATAACCGAAGGCGAGGGCATACAGATAGTCATAAGCAACGCATACCGCATCAAGGGCAGTCTGAACCCTCTGAGCCTCTACAGAGCACTGAGAAACATCAACCCTTCGCCCTACATGTTCTTCCTGAAATTCGGAAAAGAGGTGCTTCTGGGTGCATCACCCGAGATACACCTTAAAATACGCAACAGAACAGCTACACTTAAGCCTATCGCAGGCACATATCCCATCACAGCGGACATTGAGGCGGCGAAGGCGGCACTGCTGGCGGACACCAAAGAATGTGCAGAGCACCTGATGCTGCTGGATCTTGCCCGCAACGACCTCTACACCTGCTGTAAGCCTGAAAGCGTGCAGGTTGTTCAGGAGTTCATTCCTGAGGTCTACAGCCACGTTATCCATATCGTCAGCGAAGTTCAGGGCGTTCTGGAGGACAGGGCGACACCGCTGGCTCTCTTCATGCGCAGTTTCCCCGCCGGAACGGTTTCCGGTGCGCCTAAGGTTCGTGCGATGGAGCTTATCGAGCAGTATGAAAAATCCGAGAGAGGTTTTTATGCGGGATGCGTGGGCTATTTCGGCTACAGCGGCAACATGGACACCTGCATAACAATCAGAAGCGCATTCGTAACTCCTAAAGAAACGGTGCTCAGAGCCGGTGCGGGGATAGTTTACGATTCAGTGCCCGAAAAGGAATTTAAAGAGGTCGA